The DNA segment CTTCGCCTTTCCGCCTCCGGCCTGGAGGATGGCGGGGTCCGCGGCCAACGCCTGCGGGCTGAATAGCTGCGCCGCGGAACCGGCGATGGACAGGCCGAAGCAGGCACGGGCCGTCCGGGCGAGGAAGTCCCGGCGGGAGAGTTCATTCAGTTGGTGCGGGTTCATGGGTTGGCTATCTACAAATAATTCAATCAACCACAGATGAACGCAGATGTACGCAGATAAGATAAAGAAGGATAGGATTCTTCCATCTGCGTGTATCTGCGTTCATCTGCGGTTGAATTTCATTTCGATTCGTCCTGGAGGACAGGTGGTTCAGGGAACAAACAGGAAGCGGTTGGAGGTCATCATCGCGCGGGTGAGGTCGCGGAGCGAGTTCGGGTCTGCGGCCAGCGGGGCGTAGCGTTCCTTTTCCCCCGCGTCCGGCAGGCGGGAGTAGATGCGGAGGAAGACGATCTCCAGGCGTTCCTCCGGGGAGGAGACCTTTGCCAGGCGCTGGTTGAGGATGGTCTTCTTTCCGCCGATGACGTCGGTGGCGGGGTCGTTGAGCAGGGCGAGGGCCTGTGGCACGGTGGGCGTGGCGTGGCTGGAGGACGGGGTGCCGCGGTCCGACCCGCCGAACTCCCGGACGATGGTGCCGGGGCTGAAGGGGGCGGACAGCTCGGACGCGCGGGCGGCGTTGCGGGCGGCGCCTTCGCGGCCCCGGTTGTTCATCGCGCCGTCTTCCTCCATGGTCATGGACATGCCGCCCATGGAGGACATGCCCGCGGAGGCCATGGCGTCCCCGCCGGTGAGGGTGGATGCGGCGTTGATGGGGCTGCGCATGCGGTTGTTCTCCTCCGTGGCCTTCTGGGCGGCCTTCATGAGCTCGGTGAGTTTCTTCCGTTCGTCCGCGTCGCGCGTCTCATTCAGCTTGGCGCGCAGTTGGCGGGCCTCGCTGCGGGCGTCCAGGTAGGCTTGCTCCGCCTTGCCGGTGGCCTCGCCCAGGGCGACCAGTTCGCGGGGCGCGCCGGTGAGGAGCTTTTCCACCGCCACGGTGAAGGTGTTCCACTTCTTCACGTTGGCGGCCAGGGGGGTGTCATCCACCGCGCCGCGGTTGAGGACGAGCATGGAGTCATAGAGCTGCTCCGCGGTCATGCGCTGGAGGGCGGGGCCGCGCACCAGGTGGGGCACGCCGCGCTCCGGCTCCACGGGATCATTCTCCCGCTGGAAAAGATCCGTGCGGTAGAGGATGCGGGAGAACTGGCGCAGGTCGTAGTCCACCGCCTTCATCGCCTCCTCCAGGAAGGCCATGACCTGCGGGTGGGACGGCTTGCTGTCGTCGTTCCAGTCGTCCACCGGGTCCTGCAGGCCGTGGCCGAAGGCGCGCGCCCACAGCCGGTTGGCGATGACCTTGGTGAAATACGGATTCCCGCGCGAGGTGACCCACTTCGCGAAGGCGGCGCGCCTTTCCGCCGGCGGCACGTCCTTCAGCTCCTCGCCGAAGAGGGTCTCCGCCGGGACGACGTCCTTCGGCTTCGCGTCACGGTAGGCGTAGTCGTCCGGGAGCTTCAGCAGCTTCGCCGGATCGTCATACATGGCGTTGCGGTTGAAGTCCTGGTAGAGCGGCTTGAGCATGTTGGAGTAGCGCTTCATCTCCTGGTTGCGCTTGCTGACGGCTTCGTTGCGCTTGCGGACCTGCTCGTTGCGGGCGGCGCGTTCGGCGGCCTTCGCCTTCACCTCGGCTTCCTGCTTCGCCCGCTGGGCGGCGCGTGCCTTCACGGGGTCCTTCTCCACGTTCACCTTCGACGCGGGCTTTTTCTCCTCCGGCTTGATCTTCTGTGGTGCGGGGAGCGGCGGCGGCATGGGCGGGCCGAGCGCATCGGTCACGCGCCGGGTGGTGTCCGTCACCTCCGCGCTGCGGTAGGTGAAGCCCCCGCCGAACGCGGCCATCTGGTAGTATTCATGCTGCGTCCAGTCGTCGAACGGATGGTCATGGCACTGCGCGCAGCCGATCTGGCGGCCGAGGAAGACCTGCATGGAGTTGCTGAAATTATCCAACTGCATGGCCCGGTCCCGCAGGTAGTAGCCGACGGCCGGGTTCCGCGCGGCGTGGCCGGAGGCGGAGAGCATTTCCCTCACCATGACGTCCCACGGCTTGTCCGCCGCGAGGGACTCCCGCAGCCAGACGTGCCAGCCGAGGCCGAATTCCTGCTGGCCGGTCTGCACGCGCAGCAGGTCCGCCGTCCAGTTGAAGAGGTGGCTGTCAAAGCCGGGCGATGCGACGAGCGCGTCCACCAGCTCCTGCCGCCGGGCGGGCGAGCGGTTCTCCAGGAACGCGCGCGCCTCTTCCTCCGTCGGGATGCGCCCGATGATGCCGAGGTAGGCGCGGCGCAGGAAACTGCCGTCATCGATGCGGGCCAGCGGTTGCTGCTTCGCCGTCTTCAGGTCCTGCCCGAGCAGCGAGTCGATGCGGGCGGCGGCGTCCTGCGCCTGCTTCGCCGTGAGCGGCTTCGCCGACAGGGATCCGATTCCGAGCGCAAACGCGAAAAACAGCAGGGTTTTGCCGAAGGGTTGCATGGCTAGGATGTAGTAACTGTGGAATTTCCCGAATGTTTCGCATTTTTTGGGATTTTTTTGAGAGGGGGGATGAAACGAAACGCGGAGGCCGCTGGGAGCGCTGGTCTCCAGACCGGCGTCTTGGATTGGGGATGAAACGAAACGCGGAGGCGCGGAGGTCGCGGGGAGATACGCGGAGCGGGCGATTCCAGATTCCCCTCTCTCTCCGGGCATGGATGATTCATTTGGGAAGATTGAAATGAAAACTCTGCGCTCCTCTCCGCGACCTCCGCGCCTCCGCGTTTCGTTTTGATCATTGTCCCCCCCGCTGACCAATAAGGATCAGCATATGAAGGAAAAGCACCGAAGAACCGGCACGCGCGCCGTGTATCTGAGTGTGCCCGACGATTCCGTCCGGGAAACCCACACGCCACCACCATGACCCAGCCCGTCACCACCAGCCGCCGCCGCTTCATCCTCCAGGCCACCGCCGCAGGCGCGGCGCTCGGCTTTCCCGCGATCGTGAAAGGCGCGTCGCCCAACGCGAAGATCAACGTCGCGTTCATCGGCGTGGGTGGCCGGGGCGGCGGGAACCTGGCCGGGGTGACCGCCAGCGCGGACATGGTGAACGTGGTGGCGCTGTGCGATGTGGACTCGCTCGCGCTGGACGCCGCCGCGGCGAAGTTTCCCGGCGCGGGCCGCTACAAGGACTTCCGCAAGCTTTACGAAGAGCGCAAGGACATCGACGCCGTCGTCGTCTCCACGCCGGAGCACACGCATGCCTATGCCACCCTGCCCGCGCTGCGGCGGAAGCTGCCGGTGTATTGTGAAAAGCCGCTGACGCACAATGTGGCGGAGGCCGCGCTGGTCATGGAGGCGGCGCGGCAGGCGGGCGTGGCCACGCAGATGGGCACGCAGATCCACGCCGGAGAGAACTACCGCCGCGTGGTGGAGCTGGTGCAGTCCGGCGCCATCGGCCACGTGCGGGAGTGCCATGTCCATGTTTCCCGGAGCTGGGGCCTGCAGAGCGCGGAGGACGCGAAGCGCTACGGTGACATCCTCCACGTGACGGAGCGCCCGGCGGGCGGGGCGAAGGCACCGGACCACATCGACTGGGACCTGTGGCTGGGGCCCGCGCCTTTCCGTCCGTTCGATCCAGTCTATCTCCCGGGACCGAAGTGGTACCGCTGGTGGGACTTCGGCAGCGGCACCATGTCGGACCTTGGCAGCCACTGGAACGACCTGCCATGGTGGGCGCTGAAGCTGGAGGCCCCGCTGTCCGTGGAGGCCACTTCGCCGAACGGCCCGGCGCATCCGGACCTGGCGCCCGCCGCCATGACCGCCCGCTATGAATACGGCCCGCGCGGGGAAATGCCCGCCTGCACCCTCCACTGGCACCAGGGCGCGGCGATGAAACCCGCGGTGTGGAAGGATGACCCGCAGCTCGCAAAGTTCGACAGCGGCGTGCTTTTCATCGGCGACAAGGGCATGCTCATTTCCGACTACGGCAAGCACAAGCTGCTGCCGGAAAACGTCTTCAAGGACTTCACCCCGCCGCCCGCCAGCATCCCGCCATCCCCGGGACACCACCGCCAGTGGCTGGACGCCATCAAAAATGGCACGCCGACCGACAGTCCATTCGCCACGTATGCCGGGCCGCTCACCATCGCCAACCACCTGGGCAATGTCGCCTACCGCACCGGCAGCCGCATCCAGTGGGACGCAAAGGCCCTCCGCGCGGATGTGGCAGGCGCGGCGAAGTTCCTCTCCCGCCAGCCGAGGGAGGGGTGGGCGCTGTAGATCCGTACGGGGGATAAGCCCCGCCGGAGAGCTTTTGATGAAACGAAACGCGGAGAAAGGAAGGTCGCGGAGAGAGGCGCGGAGAGGATGATCCGGAGCGTAGCGGATCTCGTGAGAGATCCGGCGGGGTGGATGTCATCGAACAAACCGCTCCGGTTCCCCATCGGCTTCCCCACAGCCGGAAGTCTCACGACTTCCGCTACCCCTGGCACACCGATGCGCCCCTCCCCATGATCACTTCTTCGCTCCACCTGCTGCTCCCGGCAGCGGGGCATACAGGCTCCCGACCGGCCGGCTACGGCGGAGCGAGTGCCAACGCCCTCCAGTCCCTTTCCGGTTGGAAGCCGTGCCGGGAAAGGAAGGAATCCAGGTGCCTGAGCAAGTCCAGAGGAGGACGGCAGGGGCTTCCATCCCATTCGATCTGATGGCACTTGAAGCAAATCCTCATGGTGCTGGTGGTTTGGCCACCTTTCTTGAACCGAATGGTGTGATGATCCTCAAATATACAAGCGGTCAGATAGTCCTTCGTCTTCGAGGGCACCTTGATGATCTCCCGGTGGAAGTCCTCCACGGCATCCCGCGGCAGGGTCAGCTCCCGGTAGATGCGGAAGGGGGCGTCCACCCCGTCGTTGCGATCAAAACGGCTCGAATGCTCCGTGACATGGATGGCATCCGCCGTGCGGATGGCCTCCAGGAGCTGGTCCTTGTAAAGCGCGCCATCTTCCCTCCGGCAGCCGGAAAGCACCAGCAGGCAGAGGATCGGCAGAAGGAATAGCACCCGCATGATGGCCCACGCTGGCAGATCCGGCGGGATGGATCAACCACGTAGCGAAAGTCGTGAGAGATCCGGCGGGGAGCATGTCATCAAACATACCCGGCTGCGGCCCACCATGGACTTCCCCACAGCCGGAAGTCTCACGACTTCCGCTACCCCTTGCGAGCGACGCCAAATGGAGGGACGCGCTCTTCACTTCAATGTTCGATGCTGGACGTTCGATGTTCGATGTTCACCCGTCTCTCCCAATACTCCCTCCGGGCCACCAAGCGGCGCGATACCACGGAAAAGAGAAACGCGTGGAGCGAGCCGAAGCCGATCACAAACTGGGTGGGAACCCATGAGGAATCATGATGTCCGAAATATCCGCAGCCCGGAAGTTGGAGCCACCACGTAGCGAAAGTCGTGAAGCCTTCTCTATGGAGGAGGACGCCGGGGACAAGCCCGCCGGAGGGACGCTGGGAGCGCAATGGAGCGGAGCGACATGGAGGGCCAAATGCCCCCCCTTTCTGCCCTCAAATCTTCAGACCGGCGTCTTCCGCATCCGCGGGAAAGACTCCGCCGCACCTTCTTCACGGAGCGCGGTCCTCCCAATAGTCCATGCGGGCGTACAGGTAGCGTGTCAGCCCGGAGAAGAGGAAGGCGTGGAGGGTGCCGGCGACCGCGCCGAGGACGACCTCGAGCCATTCAGGGTAGTCGTAGCCACCGCATGAGAAGTCATACCAACCCGGGAGGTGGAACCAGTGCCACGACAGGACGACCACCACCCCGACGGCCAACCCGACGGGAGCAGCCGACGCGGGCCGGATGAACCACCGCTGGAACCATGGAATACGGTAAACCCCGTAGATTCCCAGACCGGTCAGCAGCGCGAACGCCAGCGGCATCTTCCAGCCGCCGAGGAGGTTTCCGGTGATTTCCATAGTTTCGAGCAAGATCGTTCTGACAAGCGACATCCGGGGAAAGCCGCTTCCTCCCGATGAGTGGTGCTTGATGTACATCGCCACGTAAAACCTCTCCAGGCAGGCGATGGAGAAGGCGGCGAAAAACCACGTCACCCCACCCGCCGTGAGGGAGGCATACACCGGCAGCCGCTTCCGCCGTGTGAGCCCGAGGAAAAGAATGAACCCCGCCACCGCCAGGGCGATCCCAACCGATTTCGGGAAGACATCCGGGAGATCGTCCAGGATCGATTGCCATCTGTCGTCGAGGTGCCGGTATTCATCCCACGACACGGCCAGCCACCAGACACCGCCCGCGATGTTCAGAACCGCCCACAGGCACGCCGCCCCCAGGAAGTAGCGGCGGAGACGGGCATCTGACATCGGCGTGGTCTCCCATGATAGCCGGACAGATGGGCGTGGCGGCAAACAGAAAAGAGGCGGCGGATTCCGGGCGTGGCGGATCTCGTGAGAGATCCGGCGGGTGCATGTCTGCCACCAACCTGCGCCGCCACCCTCCGGATGCCATGCTTCGCCATGTGGCATTGTGGGATACGTGGTGGGTCTCCCCAGCCGAGGGTCTCACGGCCTTTGCCGGGGGAAAGGTAAGGCGTTGCAGGCGTCAGGAAGGCAAGCCTCCGGATTGCCTCATGATGACAATCCGGAGGCTTGTCTTCCTTTCCTTCCGGGTGACGTCCGGTTCGCGGAAAGGATGGCGTGGCACCTTCTGGCGCAGCGGACCTCCGGGCTTCGGCGGGGTACATGCCATCCAACAAACCGGCTCCGGCTGCCGATGGACTTCCCCACAGCCGAAGGTCTCACGACCTTCGCTACCCTTGGAGGGGCGCACGCCGATGCGCCCTCTTCGCGGGATTGAACGTCCCCTGGCCTCACCACATGGGCGCAACGGCGTGCGCCCCTCCATCCTCTCTCCACTTCACTGTTCGATGTTGGACGTTCGATGTTCGATGTTCCCTCCCCCGGCCTTGCCTTTCCACCGCCGCGGGCGTTGGATGGCAG comes from the Luteolibacter sp. SL250 genome and includes:
- a CDS encoding DUF1549 domain-containing protein, yielding MQPFGKTLLFFAFALGIGSLSAKPLTAKQAQDAAARIDSLLGQDLKTAKQQPLARIDDGSFLRRAYLGIIGRIPTEEEARAFLENRSPARRQELVDALVASPGFDSHLFNWTADLLRVQTGQQEFGLGWHVWLRESLAADKPWDVMVREMLSASGHAARNPAVGYYLRDRAMQLDNFSNSMQVFLGRQIGCAQCHDHPFDDWTQHEYYQMAAFGGGFTYRSAEVTDTTRRVTDALGPPMPPPLPAPQKIKPEEKKPASKVNVEKDPVKARAAQRAKQEAEVKAKAAERAARNEQVRKRNEAVSKRNQEMKRYSNMLKPLYQDFNRNAMYDDPAKLLKLPDDYAYRDAKPKDVVPAETLFGEELKDVPPAERRAAFAKWVTSRGNPYFTKVIANRLWARAFGHGLQDPVDDWNDDSKPSHPQVMAFLEEAMKAVDYDLRQFSRILYRTDLFQRENDPVEPERGVPHLVRGPALQRMTAEQLYDSMLVLNRGAVDDTPLAANVKKWNTFTVAVEKLLTGAPRELVALGEATGKAEQAYLDARSEARQLRAKLNETRDADERKKLTELMKAAQKATEENNRMRSPINAASTLTGGDAMASAGMSSMGGMSMTMEEDGAMNNRGREGAARNAARASELSAPFSPGTIVREFGGSDRGTPSSSHATPTVPQALALLNDPATDVIGGKKTILNQRLAKVSSPEERLEIVFLRIYSRLPDAGEKERYAPLAADPNSLRDLTRAMMTSNRFLFVP
- a CDS encoding Gfo/Idh/MocA family oxidoreductase, yielding MTQPVTTSRRRFILQATAAGAALGFPAIVKGASPNAKINVAFIGVGGRGGGNLAGVTASADMVNVVALCDVDSLALDAAAAKFPGAGRYKDFRKLYEERKDIDAVVVSTPEHTHAYATLPALRRKLPVYCEKPLTHNVAEAALVMEAARQAGVATQMGTQIHAGENYRRVVELVQSGAIGHVRECHVHVSRSWGLQSAEDAKRYGDILHVTERPAGGAKAPDHIDWDLWLGPAPFRPFDPVYLPGPKWYRWWDFGSGTMSDLGSHWNDLPWWALKLEAPLSVEATSPNGPAHPDLAPAAMTARYEYGPRGEMPACTLHWHQGAAMKPAVWKDDPQLAKFDSGVLFIGDKGMLISDYGKHKLLPENVFKDFTPPPASIPPSPGHHRQWLDAIKNGTPTDSPFATYAGPLTIANHLGNVAYRTGSRIQWDAKALRADVAGAAKFLSRQPREGWAL